The genomic window GTATGATTAACAACGTGCACGACCAACCCTAAGAATCGGTCCACAAAGTTCTCCCAAGCCCGAGGCGCTTGCTCTAGGCATTGGTCGAGTAAACGGCGATCGACTTCGGAAAGAGACACGGACGGCTTACGGGTTGGATGGTACCGAATGGCGATGGTAATGAAGAGAATCGCCCTATAGCATGTTAGGTACGATAGCTTCAGCTCGCAAGTTTTCCCGCCGAATTCACTAAAACACCCACCTTGCCAGTGTTTTGCCCACATTGACATCGCCCAGGGCGGGTCCTAGGATGCCGCGCGGGGCTCGTTGATGGCTGATACGAGTTAAGCTTTGGGTGCCAGGTGCCGAAAGTAACAACAGTGCCGCCCTGAAGGAGCGGATTTCCCCCCGCGTGGGGGTAGCATTTTTCACAGTTTTGCAGCGGAAAGGTAAGAACGATGACGCATGTGGTGACGCAACCATGTTTCGGATGCAAATACACCGACTGTGTGGTGGTCTGCCCGGTAGAGTGCTTCTACGAGGGCGAGAAAATGCTGTACATTCACCCCGAAGAATGTATTGACTGTGAAGCCTGTGTGCCCGAATGCCCGGTCGAGGCGATTTTCCACGAAGACAACGTGCCGGACGAGTGGAAAGAGTACATCGCCATGAACGCCGAGAAGTCCGAAGAGACCGAGGTGATTACGGAAAAGAAAGAACCTCTGGCCGACGACTGAGCGGTGCCGACAGTTGGGGGTTCCCCGCCCTGCAAAACCACCCCAGCTCGCCGGCATCCGGCGAGCTGTTTTTTTGCGCGCGTGGTCCGTAGCCGAACTCGCCAGAGTTTGGAGGAGTTGGAGAGCCCAATCCTGGGGCTCGCGCCCCAGGCTTTACGCTATCGCCGCTACGCGGCTGCAGAGCGGGAGATCGCTGCCTCTAAATACGCGACTCAGCTGGCTGCCGGCAGGAAGGTTTTCCAGCAGGCGTAGCGGGGGTCGGAAACGGCTTGCGTCAGTTGGGGGTTGTGTCGCGGCCGCGCGGGCTTGGTTAGCAGCTTCATCTTGGCCTGCTGCGGCGTCCGCCCGCCCTTGCGACTATTGCACCGCAAGCAACAGCAGACAATGTTTTCCCAAGTCGTCAAACCACCGTGCGAGCGAGGTACGACGTGGTCCAAGCTCAGCTGGCTGGTCGGTTTGGCTTGGCCGCAGTATTGGCACAGGTGTCCATCGCGGGCGAACAAGTTTTTGCGGTTGAACCGCACGGTGCCCATGGGGACTTTATCAAACCGTGTCAGCCGCACGATGCGAGGCACTTGGAGTTCGAACCCGACCGCTTGGATGTATTCTTCGCCGGGTTGTTTTTCCAGCGAAGCCAAACGGCTCAGTTCACACCAGGAGTCAAAGTCGTAGCTGACGTACTGTTCGGATTCCAGGGTGATGACTTCGGCACAGTTGCGATACAAAACGGTCAACGCCCGTCGCACATTGACGACGCGTGTCGCCATGTAGAAACGGTTCAAGACCAAGACATTACTTTCCAGAGCACTCGCGGACATCGCGTCCTCCATGGCAGGAAAGCCATCGCGGTAACCGATGCTGGAGGGCCCTGTTGGGAACCAGAATCCGCTACGTCCTGCGACGGCCGTAGGCATTGGGTCGGCATCTAGGTGTCAATCTCGCGTCTACAACGATTTTAGTCCGTCAGCCATCGCGAAAACAACAGCGGTCGGCTGTCTCGGCGGCATGAAACGACTAAGCTTAACAAACCCGGCTTGCTCCACGAGACACTCCTGCTGTTACAGAAGGTTCGCAAATTCCTTGTCGACAACGATCGAAATCACCTGGGCGGTCGGCCTGTTGCTGATCTGTACGGTTGGCTGGGGGCTGAATTTGATCGCGCTGCCGGGCAATTGGTTCGCCGTCGCCACGGTCGCCCTGTACGCCTGGCTGGGGCCCGAAGAGGGGCGGGTGGCGGTTGGCTGGGGCGTGTTGGCCGCCGTGTTTGTTTGTGCCTTGGTCGGTGAATTGCTGGAATTTGCTGCCGCCGCCATGGGGGCGCAGCGAGCCGGTGCGAGCCGGCGCTCGACGATGTTGGCGATCGTGGGCTCGATGGTCGGAGCCGTCTTGGGGGCCGTGGTCGGATTGCCCTTCATTCCGGTACTGGGGCCGGTGGTCGCCGCGGTCCTGTTCGGCGCCCTGGGCGCCACGGCCGGAGCGATGCTTGGCGAGTGGAGCGACGGCAAGTCGTGGCGGGAGAGCTGGCCCATCGGCCATGCCGCTTTCTGGGGGCGACTGTTGGGTACCGTTGGCAAAATTTTGGCCGGCTTGGCGATCTTGGTCGTCATCCTGCTGGCGGTTTGTTTTTAAAAGCCGCCGGGTGAATTGTCTTGCAGTCGGGTCCGCGTTGTCAGTACGATAGAGAAGTCACGACCAACGTCCTTCTTTTCGTTATCTGGTTTTTGGCTTCGCATTGAGCGAGCCGCGTTGTCGCTGACAACTCGTGAGGACTGCACACGGATGATCCAATACACGTGCGATCGCTGTAAGCGAGAATTCAACGGGCGCCAGGACACTCGCTACGAACTGTTGCTGGAAGTGCGGCAAGCCGTGCAACCGGAAATCGAATTTTCCGAAGAGGACAGTGACCACCTGTTAGAACTGCATGAACTGCTCGGTCAATTGGAAGACCAACCGGCGCCCCCGCCCTGCGCCCCACAGCAGCACTTCGATCTTTGCCCGCAGTGCTACCAACGCTTCGTCACCAATCCACTCGGACGCGACACCGCCGTGGTCTTGGGCTTCAGCAACAACTAGCCAAAGTAGCATGGGCCCCCGGCCCGTGTAGCAAAGTAGCATGGGCCCCCGGCCCGTGTGAAACCGTTGGGTAGTGTGAGCAGGACTTAAGGGACTAAAAGGACTAAAGGGCATCGCCACCACAGTCCCTTATGTCCCAACGCTGCCTGTTGAATACACGGGCCAGGGGCCCATGCTACGCCAACTTTCCCGGCTGCCTTTACTGCTTGGCCAAAACATCTTGATGCGGTGTAGCGGCGTTCAAAAACTCTTGCTGCGCTTCTTGGTAATCCAGGATGGCGATCCGAACCGGCATCGGTAAGCTGCGGATGTTTTTGTCCAAGTGTGGATCGACCGTGCCACGCATGACTTGATACATCCAGTCGTGGCGGATCTCGTCTTGTTTCAGATCCAGCACGTGTGCAACTTGCCGGAACAGACTGGAGCTGGGCGAACGTTTCTTGTGGGCAAACTTTGCCGCGGCGCCGCGCAGCGCGCCTTCGCGTTCCACCAATCGCATGGCGGCTTGTCGCACCGCCGGGTCGTCGTCCAAAAACGTGGCCACCACAAATTCGGCTCGACCCACACAGCGGATTTCGGAATCCAGTCCAGCAAAGGTTTTCTTGGAAGTGTTGGCCGCGATCTGGATGTCCAACAAACCGGACTGCCAACACTGCGGTACCGACAACACGACTTCAAATTGTTTGTCGCCTTCGAGTACCTGCAGGGCGGTCGAGCGGAGTTTGAAGTACACCCCGTGGCCGCGTCCTAGAGTGCCGCTGGCCGCCACCACTTCCAGCGGTGCCACGCGACGGAACTTGATGTTGTCGACGTCCTTCTTGCTGGTCTCGCCGGACATCTTGGCTTCGATCATATCGCCGTAGCCGCCATCGAGCGTGAAGCCCAATTGCTTGTTGCGTTCGGCCGTTTGATTGATCTCCAAATTGCCTTCGTATGGGCTGGCCAATTCGGTCCGCGGCGCATAATCGACCACGCTGATCGACGAATCGATGCAGTGCACTTGGATCATCACCTGGTCGATGCGAGGCGGTTGAGGCGAATCGACGAGGGCGGAGATCCGCAGTGGGATGCGAATCAATCGCTGTCCGGGCAGGGGCCGGAGCGATTCGCAGGGATGAACGTTTTCGGCGACCGACAGCGGAGCGAGGTCAAAGCGGATCGCTGGTTGAGCGTGGGCTGCGGCGGCGGCCAGCAGGCACAACATGAAGGCGATCGTGGGGGCCGACACCAAGTGCGAACGCACACGGGACACAAGCAGACTGCACATGGGGTTTTCCTTTCCTGCAGATGGATCTCCTTTTCAGACTGCGTCTTGCAGCGGCAACGCACCAGCCTCTGGCGGCGTGCGCTTCTCCAGCGCGTGCATTGCGTTCGCTTCCATCCCGGAAGGGCGGCCCGAGGAGCGTCCTCGCGGCGGCAGGGGCATCCTATGGCCTGGCACGCGGCGGGCAACCAGCCGAGCCCGCTCAACCGCTCGCCGGCAACCGCCACACAACGCCCCCACGCCGCAAATTACAAAGAAAAACAGCGATTCGCCGGGCCGGATCCAGCGGTCATCCGGTTTCGGCCAGCGTGCTGGACACTACGGGGGCCCCGCAATCAGCCGCATCGCGCTAGCGACCGGTTCGCGTGCGCATCGTCCGGGGCGGAAACCGTGGGCTAGCGCGATGCGGCTGATGGGAACCGTGGGCTCTGCGGAAACAAACTTTCGACGGCAAGCCGGTTGCTGAATCGGCCTCTACCGCAAACAATTCAAGCCCCCCTGCCCTGCCCGGCCGTTTTGGTGGCGGGCGGAACCAACACCTTCGCTGACAATCCGTTCCCCTACCCGTAGTTGCATCCATGGCGTTTTGGCGTTCCAAAAAAGACGATTCGACTTCCGCCCCGTCCTCTGCTGACAATACGCCGGCAGCCGACAGCTCCTCCGACGGCGGGCAGGAAGCCGGATTGCTGGGGCGGTTTCGCCAGGGGCTACAGAAGACGCGGCAGGTTCTGGGCACCGACATCCGCGACCTGTTCAAAGACGAAGGCCGGCTGGTCGATGAGGAATTTCTGAAAGACCTGTTCGCACGCCTGGTGCGGACCGATATGGGCGCCGGACCGGCGGGCAAAATTCGTGACGACATCGGTTCGCGGTTTCGCGCTCGCCGCGTACAGATGGAGGATGTGCTGGACGCCATCCGCCAACAGACCCGCGAAATGCTGCAGCAGGAACGCTCCGATTTGCGGTGGGCCGAACAATCGCCCACGGTGATTCTGGTGGTCGGCGTCAACGGCAGCGGCAAAACCACCTCGATCGGCAAACTGGCCAACTTCCTGCACCAGGAAGGCCACAAAGTGGTGCTCGGCGCCGGCGATACCTTTCGCGCCGCGGCGGTCGAACAATTGACCGTTTGGGCGGGACGCATTGGCTGTGACATCGTGACCGGCAAACCGGAAGCCGACCCGGCCAGCGTCGCTTTTCAGACCGTCGAGAAAGCCGTCGAAACCGGGGCCGACGTGGCCATCATCGATACCGCAGGCCGCTTGCAGACCCAAACCCACCTGATGGCTCAACTGGAAAAGATCCGCCGCGTGGTCGGCAAACGAGTGCCCGAGGCGCCGCATGAGGTGTTGTTGGTGCTGGACGCCACGGCTGGCCAAAACGCGATCAGTCAGGCTCGTGGGTTTAGCGATGCAGCTAATTGCACCGGAATCGTGTTAGCCAAACTGGATGGATCGGCCAAGGGCGGCGTGGTGATCCCGATCCTGGAACAGTTCGCCTTGCCGGTCAAATTCGTCGGCCTCGGAGAAGGCATCGGCGACTTGGCTCGATTTGATTCCGACGCCTTTAGCGATGCCTTGTTCAGCGACGGAAGCTAGACGCGTTACAACGATTCGGAAATCGAATTCCACGACCAGACCACCACCCAACAGACCACCCCGATCAAGGCGAAGGTATAGATCGTCACCACGATCGCCCACAGCCAACGTTGTAGCCGGGTGAAGTTGGGGTTCATCCACAGCAGCGGTAAGCCCAGGAAGCCGGTCACGCAAAACAGCGTCGCCAAGATTGCCAACCGGCTGTGTAGCACCTGCTGATACAATCCCTCGGCCGGCGGTGCGTGAGGCGTGGAAGGCTGGCCCGCTTGTTCGCCGCTGGCTGCTGGCTGCACTAGTTTGGCCTGCACCAAATCAGCTTGCGCCGGCGGCAGCGACCCGGCGGAGGAAGCGGCCGGTTTGCGGGGAGACGATTCGTGGGAGGACGCTTCGTTGACCACGTCGGCTTCATTCATAGATCGGGCAGAAAGTATTGAACGCTTGTTCGCAAAACACGCCGGGATCGTTGAACCGTCGGTGCTGATCGAGTCCGCTGATGGCTTGCATCTCGGCGTCGCTCAATTCAAAGTCGAACAGGTCGATGTTTTCTCGCAAGCGATCGCGGTTGGCGGTTTTGGGAATGATCGCCGTGCCGCGCTGTAGCCCCCAACGCATCACGATCTGCGCGGCCGTGCGAGCATGGCGGTCGGCGATTTCGACCACCGTGGGTTCACTCAGCACGGTGTCGCCGGGTTCGGCCATGTTCAGCGACACGTAGGACAGCGCGCCCAACGGCGAAAAGGCCGTCATGGCGATATCGTGTTGCTGACAAAATCGCAGCAGCTTGTCTTGCACCAGATAAGGATGCGACTCGACCTGCAGCACCGCCGGAGTCACATTGGCATAGTTCAGCAAGTCACGCAACAAGGAGGTTCCAAAGTTGCAAACGCCGATGTTGCGGACCAATCCGGCGGTCACCAGTTCTTCCATCGCCGCCCAGGTTTCGGCGATCGGCACGCGATCCAGTTGCATCGCCGGAGTAGCAGCGTCGGGATCGTGTAACCAGCCCGGTGGGTAGCGGACGTCGAAGTCGACGAACTGCAGAGCGATGGGGAAATGGACCAGGTACAGGTCCAAGTAATCGAGCTGGAGGTCCGCCAGAGAACGTTCCACGGCGCTTCGCACGTGTTCGCGTCGATGGTAGGTGTTCCAAAGTTTGGATGTGATCCACAGCTCTTCGCGAGACACGCTGCCGCTGCGGAGTACGGATTGCAACCCGCGGCCGATCGCCGCTTCGTTGCCGTAGTCACAGGCGCAGTCAAAGTGTCGGTAGCCGGCTTCGACGGCTTCGGCGACGAGCGACTCGCAGCGAGTATCGTCGACCTTCCACATCCCCAAACCGATGCGGGGAAGTTGATCGTTGTTGGCGAGGCGAATGGTGGGCAGCATATTGGGCGTCGGTTGTTGGTTGTCGGTCAATCGCCACCGCCTAGGTCTTCTTCAAGGGCGGCGAGGATCAGATTCAGTTCGGCTGACTCATGCGCTTTGAGAGCTTTGTCGAAGGTCATGAATTGCTCGGCCAATTGTTCGCAGTGAGGCACCGCTTGTAAGTTCTTCTGCGCCGCTCCGTCCGCCATGTCGCGCGCGAGCACGAACAGTTCGGCGTGTTGGGCGCGCAGCGCACAGGCTTGGTTGTCTAATCGGGGCGAAGATTCGAGGGCGTCTTCAAAATATCCGTAGGCCTCTTCCAAGGTAAAGTGGAAGGCCAATTGGTCGCACAGTTGTTCCAGCAGGTCCACGTATTCGCGGCAGTGATTGGGGATCGCTTGAGGCTGGGACGACAGCTGACGCAAATGGTCCAGCAATTCCTTTAGCTGTTGGTGGTCCGCTTTAATTTCTTGCAGGAACGCCGCGTTGATCGTTACCCGATTGCCAGGCTTTTCCTCGGACATGATTGGTATCCTTTGCTGCTGTTTAGGGCCTCTTGCTCCATCATAGTATGTCCGTGCCCACACCGCAGGGATGCGAGGACCCTGAATTGTACGTCGCGCTTGCCTGGGGCGTTCGGGTGGGTGACAATACGGGGAACATAAAATAGGGAAATAAACACATGTGGGAATGCCAAGCGAACGCATTGCAGCGATTGTGCCGCACCTTGTTGGCAGTCACTTTACTAACACTGGTCGCTGCCGCCGCGGTTGCCGCCCAGCCACCGGGGGAGGTGCCGGCAGATAACCAGCCAGCAGAAAACGAGCGCGGGGCCACGATCGTGATCGGGGCCGACGCGGATGGCCGGCCGATTGAGATCCCGATCCGGGAGGACCAGATGCGCGATGCGATTCGAGGGGCGGTGGGGCTGCTGCGGCAAACCGTGATCGGGCTCTCTCACGAGCGAATGGGACTGGCCGACGAGCAGCAGTGGGCCGGTGCCGACGACCCGAACCGCTGGGTGGTGTTGGTGCATGGGTTCGCTTCGGGCACCGAAGCGACCAAGCCTTTGATGGAGCAGTTGAATCAGCCGGGCATCCGCTGCCGTCGGTTTGCCTATCCCAATGATGGGCCGATCCGCGAATCCAGTCTGCAGTTGTCGCGGGCTCTGACGGCGGTCAAGCAACAGTTTCCCGATCGCAAACTGACTGTGATCGCTCATTCGATGGGCTGCTTGGTGACCCGGAATATGCTCGAATCGCCTGAGCTGGATCCCGGCAACGTCGATCAGTTCATGATGATCGCGCCGCCTAATCACGGTTCCAACTTGGCTCAGTTCCCGATCGGTCTGGAAGTCGAAAAGCTGGCCGCCAACGTGCGTCGCGAAAACTTGCGGTGGATTGTAGAAAGCGCCCTGCAAGGCGCGATGGGGTCGGCGCAGGTGGATCTGCGGCCGGACTCGCCCCTATTCGACGAACTTAACGCACGTTCCCGCAATCCCCGTGTGCGTTACACGATCTTTGCCGGCACGGCGGCACCGCTCAGCAAAGCCGAGGCGGATGAGTTGAAGCGGATGGCCGAAGGGCTAACCGGTGGTCACCGCGTCGTGGCCATGGTGTCCGAACAATTACTGGCCGCCGCCGGCAGTCAGGAAGTGGTCGCCGGGCAAGGGGACGGCTGCGTGTCGATCGAATCAGCAACGCTGGCCGGTGTCCAAGATTTTGTCACG from Roseimaritima ulvae includes these protein-coding regions:
- a CDS encoding aldo/keto reductase; its protein translation is MTDNQQPTPNMLPTIRLANNDQLPRIGLGMWKVDDTRCESLVAEAVEAGYRHFDCACDYGNEAAIGRGLQSVLRSGSVSREELWITSKLWNTYHRREHVRSAVERSLADLQLDYLDLYLVHFPIALQFVDFDVRYPPGWLHDPDAATPAMQLDRVPIAETWAAMEELVTAGLVRNIGVCNFGTSLLRDLLNYANVTPAVLQVESHPYLVQDKLLRFCQQHDIAMTAFSPLGALSYVSLNMAEPGDTVLSEPTVVEIADRHARTAAQIVMRWGLQRGTAIIPKTANRDRLRENIDLFDFELSDAEMQAISGLDQHRRFNDPGVFCEQAFNTFCPIYE
- a CDS encoding alpha/beta fold hydrolase, whose protein sequence is MWECQANALQRLCRTLLAVTLLTLVAAAAVAAQPPGEVPADNQPAENERGATIVIGADADGRPIEIPIREDQMRDAIRGAVGLLRQTVIGLSHERMGLADEQQWAGADDPNRWVVLVHGFASGTEATKPLMEQLNQPGIRCRRFAYPNDGPIRESSLQLSRALTAVKQQFPDRKLTVIAHSMGCLVTRNMLESPELDPGNVDQFMMIAPPNHGSNLAQFPIGLEVEKLAANVRRENLRWIVESALQGAMGSAQVDLRPDSPLFDELNARSRNPRVRYTIFAGTAAPLSKAEADELKRMAEGLTGGHRVVAMVSEQLLAAAGSQEVVAGQGDGCVSIESATLAGVQDFVTLPFSHNILSRQLDSEVGRKLVQEIVSRIVL
- a CDS encoding HNH endonuclease is translated as MSASALESNVLVLNRFYMATRVVNVRRALTVLYRNCAEVITLESEQYVSYDFDSWCELSRLASLEKQPGEEYIQAVGFELQVPRIVRLTRFDKVPMGTVRFNRKNLFARDGHLCQYCGQAKPTSQLSLDHVVPRSHGGLTTWENIVCCCLRCNSRKGGRTPQQAKMKLLTKPARPRHNPQLTQAVSDPRYACWKTFLPAAS
- a CDS encoding hemerythrin domain-containing protein, with the protein product MSEEKPGNRVTINAAFLQEIKADHQQLKELLDHLRQLSSQPQAIPNHCREYVDLLEQLCDQLAFHFTLEEAYGYFEDALESSPRLDNQACALRAQHAELFVLARDMADGAAQKNLQAVPHCEQLAEQFMTFDKALKAHESAELNLILAALEEDLGGGD
- a CDS encoding ferredoxin family protein; translation: MTHVVTQPCFGCKYTDCVVVCPVECFYEGEKMLYIHPEECIDCEACVPECPVEAIFHEDNVPDEWKEYIAMNAEKSEETEVITEKKEPLADD
- a CDS encoding DUF456 domain-containing protein — protein: MSTTIEITWAVGLLLICTVGWGLNLIALPGNWFAVATVALYAWLGPEEGRVAVGWGVLAAVFVCALVGELLEFAAAAMGAQRAGASRRSTMLAIVGSMVGAVLGAVVGLPFIPVLGPVVAAVLFGALGATAGAMLGEWSDGKSWRESWPIGHAAFWGRLLGTVGKILAGLAILVVILLAVCF
- the ftsY gene encoding signal recognition particle-docking protein FtsY, encoding MAFWRSKKDDSTSAPSSADNTPAADSSSDGGQEAGLLGRFRQGLQKTRQVLGTDIRDLFKDEGRLVDEEFLKDLFARLVRTDMGAGPAGKIRDDIGSRFRARRVQMEDVLDAIRQQTREMLQQERSDLRWAEQSPTVILVVGVNGSGKTTSIGKLANFLHQEGHKVVLGAGDTFRAAAVEQLTVWAGRIGCDIVTGKPEADPASVAFQTVEKAVETGADVAIIDTAGRLQTQTHLMAQLEKIRRVVGKRVPEAPHEVLLVLDATAGQNAISQARGFSDAANCTGIVLAKLDGSAKGGVVIPILEQFALPVKFVGLGEGIGDLARFDSDAFSDALFSDGS